GTGGGGAAAACCACGACGTCTGTTAATCTCTCCGCGTCGCTTTCCGCAGCAGAAAAAAAGACTCTCCTAGTGGATATGGACCCGCAAGGGAATGCCGGAAGCGGCGTTGGCGTCGATAAAAGGGCGGTGACGCAGAGTGTGTATGATGTGTTGTTGGGTGAGTTGAGTATTGAAAGCGTAATTAAAAACACTGAATTGAGCCATTTGCATATCTTGCCATCTAACCTTGATTTGGTTGGAGCTGAGTTGGAATTGAGTGGGGCGGTTTCACGAGAAAGTCGGCTAATATCTGCTTTGACTCCGATTCTTTCGAATTATGATTACATAATAATCGACTGCCCCCCGTCGCTGGGACTCTTGACCCTTAATGCGTTGAACGCGTCTCATGGGGTTATTACTCCCGTGCAGTGTGAATATTACGCGCTTGAGGGGATTGCTGACCTCATGAGTACCGTCGAGTTGGTGAAAACAAGCCTCAATCCGCGGCTGCAGGTGTTGGGAGTGTTGCTGACGATGTATGATGGGAGGAATAATCTTTCTAAGCAGGTCGCCGAAGAGATCCGCTTCCATTTCGGTGTTCAAGTCTTTCAGAGTATCGTCCCTAGAAATGTCCGCCTTTCTGAAGCCCCGAGTCATGGCCGTCCGATTATTTTGTATGACATCAAATCGATAGGAGCGATTAAGTATCTTGAATTTGCCCAAGAAGTGATGGCAAGAACCCCGCTCTTATTGGAAGTCCCAGCAAAGGAGAAAGCCTATGGATTCGCCGCAACCGCCACGCAGGGCGTTGGGCAAGGGATTGGCATCGCTCATTCCGTCACGACCGCAAGCGGTGACGATACCGGAGAGGGATGAGTCTGGCGCTCGCGTTGGTGAGGCGGTGACAAAAATCCCACCGCATCAAATTGTCACCAATCGGCAGCAACCCAGGACGGAGTTCGACGAAGCGGCGTTGGATGAATTGGCAAATTCCGTGCGGCGAAACGGAATCCTGCAGCCTCTCCTTGTGACTCCACTCGATGGGGATCGGTATGAGTTGATTGCGGGAGAACGTCGGCTCCGAGCCGCGCGAATTGTTGGTTTGGAGGAAGTGCCGGTAATAATAAAGCAAAAGGTCGACACCGATGAAATGTTGGAGCTGGCGCTCATTGAAAATGTCCAACGTGAGGATCTCAATGCGATTGAAGAAGCAAAGGCCTACGCGGCCCTGATGGATCAGTTTGGGTACACGCAGGAAGAAGTCGCGGATCGTGTTGGTAAGTCGCGGGTGACGATTACGAATAGCCTTCGATTGCTTCAGTTGCCAAAAGTTGTGCAGGACGATGTGGTCGTAGGGAGATTGTCCGCCGGTCATGCCCGTTCAATTTTGGCGATTGGCGAGTTGCAAGAACAGTTGGCGATTCGTGAGCAAATTTTGAAGGCGCAACTTTCGGTGCGTGATGTAGAACGAATTGTTCAGCAGCGCCGAGGCTACCGCCAATCGCGCCCCCGGCATCGCGCCACCACTATTCAACCGTCGGCGCAGATTAAGTCGATTACGGACGAGATGATGCGCGCAACCGGGACAAAAGTGGAGATTCGTCCACGAACGGAGCAGTCTGGCATGGTGATGATCGAATATTATTCCTTGCAAGATTTAGATCGAGTCTATAGGAGGGTGACCGGACAATAGCAGCGGATGCGGAGGTGTCTCATGTTTCAGCGAGGAAATGGTGAGAAGGTCACGCGGATGCCGCAACCTCGTCACGATCAAGTCAATGGATTGCTCGATAAAGGGTGTTCGTTTGAAGGGAAATTGACC
This region of Deltaproteobacteria bacterium genomic DNA includes:
- a CDS encoding ParA family protein, producing the protein MAVIITICNQKGGVGKTTTSVNLSASLSAAEKKTLLVDMDPQGNAGSGVGVDKRAVTQSVYDVLLGELSIESVIKNTELSHLHILPSNLDLVGAELELSGAVSRESRLISALTPILSNYDYIIIDCPPSLGLLTLNALNASHGVITPVQCEYYALEGIADLMSTVELVKTSLNPRLQVLGVLLTMYDGRNNLSKQVAEEIRFHFGVQVFQSIVPRNVRLSEAPSHGRPIILYDIKSIGAIKYLEFAQEVMARTPLLLEVPAKEKAYGFAATATQGVGQGIGIAHSVTTASGDDTGEG
- a CDS encoding ParB/RepB/Spo0J family partition protein, coding for MDSPQPPRRALGKGLASLIPSRPQAVTIPERDESGARVGEAVTKIPPHQIVTNRQQPRTEFDEAALDELANSVRRNGILQPLLVTPLDGDRYELIAGERRLRAARIVGLEEVPVIIKQKVDTDEMLELALIENVQREDLNAIEEAKAYAALMDQFGYTQEEVADRVGKSRVTITNSLRLLQLPKVVQDDVVVGRLSAGHARSILAIGELQEQLAIREQILKAQLSVRDVERIVQQRRGYRQSRPRHRATTIQPSAQIKSITDEMMRATGTKVEIRPRTEQSGMVMIEYYSLQDLDRVYRRVTGQ